From Streptomyces cyaneogriseus subsp. noncyanogenus, the proteins below share one genomic window:
- a CDS encoding thioesterase II family protein, whose product MSANRVDGNLWIRRYHPAPDAAVRLVCLPHAGGSASYFFPVSKELSPDFDVLAVQYPGRQDRRDERCMDSIAELADAVTAVLLPVTDRPVVLFGHSMGATLAFEVARRLERRGIVPLALLASGRRAPSRHRDEGVHRRSDDEIVAEIKALSGTKAEVLGDEELLRMVLPAIRSDYKAAETYRYVEGPPLSTPIQAHFGVDDPRVSRDEAAAWAEHTTGPFELHSYPGGHFYLNDEAPRVIEAIAKVGASVGP is encoded by the coding sequence GTGAGTGCCAACCGCGTTGACGGGAACCTGTGGATCCGCCGGTACCACCCGGCGCCGGACGCGGCCGTGAGGCTGGTCTGCCTGCCGCACGCCGGCGGCTCCGCTTCCTACTTCTTCCCGGTCTCCAAAGAGCTGTCACCCGACTTCGACGTGCTGGCCGTGCAGTATCCCGGCCGGCAGGACCGGCGGGACGAGAGGTGCATGGACTCCATCGCCGAACTCGCCGACGCCGTCACGGCCGTACTGCTGCCGGTGACCGACCGGCCGGTGGTGCTTTTCGGCCACAGCATGGGCGCGACGCTCGCCTTCGAGGTGGCCCGTCGGCTGGAGCGGCGCGGCATCGTGCCGCTGGCGCTGCTGGCCTCGGGCCGCCGGGCGCCCTCGCGCCACCGCGACGAGGGGGTGCACCGCCGCAGCGACGACGAGATCGTCGCCGAGATCAAGGCGCTGAGCGGGACCAAGGCGGAGGTGCTCGGCGACGAGGAACTGCTGCGCATGGTGCTCCCGGCCATCCGGAGCGACTACAAGGCCGCCGAGACCTACCGCTACGTCGAGGGCCCGCCGCTCAGCACGCCGATCCAGGCGCACTTCGGTGTGGACGACCCGCGGGTCAGCCGCGACGAGGCGGCGGCCTGGGCCGAGCACACGACCGGCCCCTTCGAGCTGCACAGCTACCCCGGCGGCCACTTCTACCTCAACGACGAGGCGCCGCGCGTCATCGAGGCGATCGCCAAGGTGGGCGCGTCGGTCGGCCCCTAG
- a CDS encoding helix-turn-helix transcriptional regulator: protein MVLIGRGREIDRLHAAFSWVRSTGRSRTVLVEAAAGCGKTEILDAFLHDVESLGLSVLRTTAIPEERDTPLSVLRSLLSEAPFPDGLVRRFHEAGDSATRRTPEAGRPGDAAWYESLRIFCGAVRDLARRAPAVVAVDDLHHGDPDSLRQLLHLARHCRNAPVLLLFTQSPVRSAVDPAFAAELLRQPSLERIRLPRLEPRDIAALLSGLGRAGAADDYRAVSGGNPLLLRALLEDDDNGTGPGGRAPGACRPGPAYGRAVLACLDRGGEKSREVAAGLAVLGAAAPGDLLARLLDLPVAELAENLEALRAAGIVAGTSFQHPAARDAVLDALEPSYRTRLHLRCAELLHASGAPPTLSAEHLRAAGRADGAWAVGVLQQAAEQALLADDARRALSCLELAHAGCTDPVRRTEIKIRLGAVARRTSPAEAERHVDDVLREVKAGRNAAPDTGALAALLLAHGRLEPAHRLLAGVPGHSPETGVWAAALRHVTDTWDGILDRRRWYEGTRPKWHEYPAGPRPLADRAGKRPRGRQQKTSAGLARLVADAEGRLEITRLTDDTFDLVVNAVWSLLAHGAVERARHWCDTFVRQSALCEAPGWEATFLAVRADAALHRGNLAEAERDARRALALLPRHDRSALEGSAIGRLVTIQVARGKYEEAARLLSRPTADTLPETIHWLGYRRARGLYYMATRQYRLALREFQDVARAAERWGVDWPALLPWRTDTAEALLRLGEPDQALRLAGEQLARVRDGAPRVRGISLRVKALASEPGGRLALLDGAVVELSKADDRVELARTLFDLAQAHREARHAGQAAKALRKARQLAEACGAKPPYDRPPRAAGSPRAGSGLDRHAEWGFLSESERRVAGLAASGYTNREISVRLYITMSTVEQHLTRVYRKLNISGRDELPTAVPADKEVCVSAGKEPCQ, encoded by the coding sequence ATGGTGCTGATCGGACGAGGGCGTGAAATAGACCGGTTGCACGCGGCTTTCTCCTGGGTCCGGTCCACCGGCAGATCCCGGACGGTGCTCGTCGAAGCGGCCGCGGGATGCGGCAAGACCGAGATCCTGGACGCGTTCCTGCACGACGTGGAATCGCTCGGTCTGTCCGTGCTGCGCACCACCGCGATCCCCGAGGAGCGGGACACCCCGCTGAGCGTGCTGCGCAGCCTGCTGAGCGAGGCGCCCTTCCCGGACGGACTGGTCCGACGCTTCCACGAGGCCGGGGACAGCGCCACCCGGCGCACCCCCGAGGCGGGCCGGCCCGGCGACGCGGCCTGGTACGAGTCGCTGCGCATCTTCTGCGGCGCGGTACGGGACCTCGCCCGGCGCGCGCCCGCCGTGGTCGCCGTGGACGACCTGCACCACGGCGACCCCGACTCCCTGCGCCAGCTCCTCCACCTGGCCCGGCACTGCCGCAACGCCCCGGTGCTGCTGCTGTTCACGCAGTCGCCGGTCCGCTCCGCCGTGGACCCCGCCTTCGCCGCCGAGCTGCTGCGCCAGCCCAGCCTGGAGCGGATCCGCCTGCCCCGGCTCGAGCCCCGGGACATCGCCGCCCTCCTGTCCGGCCTGGGGCGCGCCGGTGCCGCCGACGACTACCGCGCCGTCAGCGGCGGCAACCCGCTGCTGCTGCGCGCCCTGCTGGAGGACGACGACAACGGGACCGGACCCGGCGGCCGGGCGCCGGGCGCCTGCCGGCCCGGGCCCGCGTACGGCCGCGCCGTCCTCGCCTGCCTGGACCGCGGCGGCGAGAAGTCGCGCGAGGTCGCCGCGGGCCTCGCCGTGCTCGGCGCGGCCGCCCCCGGCGACCTGCTCGCCCGGCTCCTGGACCTGCCCGTCGCCGAACTCGCCGAGAACCTGGAGGCGCTGCGCGCGGCGGGGATCGTCGCCGGCACCTCCTTCCAGCACCCCGCGGCCCGGGACGCGGTCCTGGACGCGCTGGAGCCGTCGTACCGCACCCGTCTGCACCTGCGCTGCGCCGAACTGCTGCACGCCTCCGGCGCCCCGCCCACCCTCTCCGCGGAGCACCTGCGCGCCGCCGGACGCGCCGACGGGGCGTGGGCCGTCGGCGTCCTCCAGCAGGCCGCCGAACAGGCGCTGCTCGCCGACGACGCCCGGCGCGCCCTGTCCTGCCTCGAACTCGCCCACGCCGGCTGCACGGACCCGGTGCGCCGCACCGAGATCAAGATCCGCCTCGGCGCGGTGGCGCGGCGGACCAGCCCCGCCGAGGCCGAACGCCACGTCGACGACGTCCTGCGGGAGGTGAAGGCGGGACGGAACGCGGCACCGGACACCGGTGCCCTCGCCGCCCTGCTGCTCGCCCACGGGCGGCTCGAACCCGCCCACCGCCTGCTGGCCGGCGTCCCCGGACACAGCCCGGAGACCGGTGTGTGGGCCGCGGCGCTGCGCCACGTCACCGACACCTGGGACGGCATCCTGGACCGCCGCCGCTGGTACGAGGGCACCCGCCCGAAGTGGCACGAGTATCCCGCCGGCCCCCGCCCCCTCGCCGACCGCGCGGGCAAGCGGCCGCGCGGCCGCCAGCAGAAGACCTCCGCCGGGCTGGCCCGGCTCGTCGCCGACGCCGAAGGCCGCCTGGAGATCACCCGGCTCACCGACGACACCTTCGACCTGGTGGTCAACGCGGTCTGGTCGCTGCTCGCGCACGGCGCCGTCGAACGGGCCCGGCACTGGTGCGACACCTTCGTACGGCAGTCGGCGCTGTGCGAGGCGCCGGGCTGGGAGGCCACCTTCCTCGCCGTGCGGGCCGACGCGGCCCTGCACCGGGGGAACCTGGCCGAGGCCGAGCGCGACGCCCGCCGCGCCCTGGCGCTGCTGCCCCGGCACGACCGCTCCGCCCTGGAGGGCTCCGCCATCGGCCGCCTCGTCACCATCCAGGTCGCCCGGGGCAAGTACGAGGAGGCGGCCCGGCTGCTGAGCCGGCCCACCGCGGACACGCTGCCGGAGACCATCCACTGGCTCGGCTACCGCCGGGCCCGCGGCTTGTACTACATGGCCACCCGGCAGTACCGGCTGGCGCTGCGCGAGTTCCAGGACGTCGCCCGCGCCGCCGAACGCTGGGGCGTGGACTGGCCGGCGCTGCTGCCCTGGCGCACCGACACCGCCGAGGCGCTGCTGCGGCTGGGCGAGCCCGACCAGGCGCTGCGGCTGGCCGGCGAGCAGCTCGCCCGCGTGCGCGACGGCGCCCCCCGGGTCCGCGGCATCTCGCTGCGGGTCAAGGCGCTGGCGTCGGAGCCCGGCGGCAGGCTCGCCCTGCTCGACGGCGCCGTCGTCGAACTGAGCAAGGCCGACGACCGGGTGGAGCTGGCCCGCACCCTGTTCGACCTCGCCCAGGCGCACCGCGAGGCCCGCCACGCCGGCCAGGCGGCCAAGGCCCTGCGCAAGGCCCGGCAACTGGCCGAGGCGTGCGGGGCCAAACCCCCCTACGACCGCCCGCCGCGCGCCGCCGGCAGCCCGCGGGCCGGCTCGGGCCTGGACCGGCACGCCGAGTGGGGATTCCTCAGCGAGTCCGAACGCAGAGTCGCGGGCCTCGCCGCCAGCGGATACACCAACCGGGAGATATCCGTACGGCTCTACATCACGATGAGCACCGTGGAACAGCATCTCACCCGCGTGTACCGGAAGCTCAACATCTCCGGCCGGGACGAATTGCCCACGGCCGTTCCCGCGGATAAGGAAGTGTGTGTCTCGGCGGGTAAGGAACCCTGTCAATAA
- a CDS encoding metallophosphoesterase family protein has translation MSQDERGDATRAGAAPPRAGRLLAVSDLHVRHERNRDVVRALRPGSPGDWLLVAGDVGESVADVTWALSLLRDRFARVIWVPGNHELWTAPGDPEELRGELKYRHLVARCRELGVDTPEDPYPVWRGEGGPAVVVPLFLLYDYSFLPPGAFSRAHAMRLADEAGVICTDEFLLDPAPYPSREAWCRARLAATRARLRDLPAGLPTVLVNHFSLVRDPTRALRHPEFALWCGTTATADWPVRYRAAAVVHGHLHIPRTLRRDGVPHHEVSLGYPREWQRFPRPPQWPVPVLAGSPAGHGGPPRPDRTGAPS, from the coding sequence GTGAGCCAGGACGAACGCGGCGATGCCACCCGCGCCGGGGCCGCGCCGCCCCGGGCCGGCCGGCTGCTGGCCGTCAGCGACCTGCATGTACGCCATGAGCGGAACCGGGACGTCGTGCGCGCCCTGCGCCCCGGCTCCCCCGGCGACTGGCTGCTCGTCGCCGGCGACGTCGGCGAGTCCGTGGCGGACGTCACCTGGGCGCTGTCGCTGCTGCGCGACCGCTTCGCCCGGGTCATCTGGGTCCCCGGCAACCACGAGCTGTGGACCGCGCCGGGCGACCCGGAGGAGCTGCGCGGCGAGCTGAAGTACCGGCATCTGGTCGCCCGCTGCCGGGAGTTGGGCGTCGACACCCCGGAGGACCCCTATCCGGTCTGGCGGGGCGAGGGCGGCCCCGCCGTCGTCGTCCCCCTCTTCCTGCTCTACGACTACAGCTTCCTCCCCCCGGGAGCCTTCTCCCGGGCGCACGCCATGCGCCTGGCCGACGAGGCCGGCGTGATCTGCACCGACGAGTTCCTGCTGGACCCCGCCCCCTACCCCAGCCGCGAAGCCTGGTGCCGGGCCCGGCTGGCGGCCACCCGCGCCCGGCTGCGGGACCTGCCCGCCGGTCTGCCGACCGTGCTGGTCAACCACTTCTCCCTGGTCCGCGACCCCACCCGCGCCCTGCGCCATCCCGAGTTCGCCCTGTGGTGCGGCACCACCGCGACCGCGGACTGGCCGGTCCGGTACCGGGCCGCCGCGGTGGTCCACGGCCATCTGCACATCCCCCGCACCCTGCGCCGCGACGGCGTCCCGCACCACGAGGTGTCGCTCGGCTACCCCAGGGAGTGGCAGCGCTTCCCCCGGCCCCCGCAGTGGCCGGTCCCGGTGCTGGCCGGCTCCCCGGCCGGGCACGGCGGGCCGCCCCGGCCCGACCGGACGGGCGCGCCCTCCTGA